From the genome of Alosa alosa isolate M-15738 ecotype Scorff River chromosome 18, AALO_Geno_1.1, whole genome shotgun sequence, one region includes:
- the LOC125312039 gene encoding phytanoyl-CoA hydroxylase-interacting protein-like — protein sequence MEVPSLGHNITSPISPCEGMVNNLSLESLELCERDGGKPEASGMVEMEELPVPQNIKISNITCDSFKICWDMDPRVKEKITHYFIDLNKKENKNSNKFKHKDVPTKLVAKAVPLPMTVRGHWFLSPRTEYTVAVQTASKQSDGDYAVSEWSDIIEFCTADYSTVHLNQLMQKAEAIAGRMLKFSVFYRNQHKEYFDHVKEVQGSRMLPSVKDNSGSHGSPISGKLEGILFSCNTEFNTGQPPQDSPYGRLRFTVPAQTLFGPHTRLYFGDFYCMYTAYHYVILVVAPRGSPGDIFCQDRLPELNVADNRFLTCVATEDGQLEFQHAQDVILEVIYTEPVELAQGTVAEISGHQLSSLSTLNAKKDPSCKTCNISVGR from the exons ATGGAGGTCCCCAGCCTGGGCCACAACATCACCAGCCCAATAAGTCCGTGTGAAGGCATGGTGAACAACCTCAGCTTGGAAAGCCTGGAGCTATGCGAGAGAGACG GAGGCAAGCCAGAGGCGAGCGGCATGGTAGAGATGGAGGAGCTCCCTGTTCCCCAAAACATTAAGATCAGCAACATCACATGCGACTCCTTCAAGATTTGCTGGGACATGGACCCTCGGGTCAAGGAAAAAATAACACACTACTTCATAGACCTgaacaaaaaggaaaacaagAACTCCAATAAGTTCAAACACAAG GACGTCCCCACCAAACTGGTTGCTAAGGCAGTGCCGTTGCCAATGACAGTGCGAGGCCATTGGTTCCTGAGCCCGCGCACAGAGTACACAGTTGCCGTGCAGACAGCCTCCAAACAGAGTGATGGGGATTACGCTGTATCAGAGTGGAGTGACATCATTGAGTTTTGTACTGCTG ATTATTCCACAGTGCATCTGAATCAGCTGATGCAGAAAGCGGAGGCCATCGCTGGAAGAATGCTTAAATTCTCAGTGTTCTACAGGAACCAACACAAAGAGTACTTCGACCATGTTAA GGAGGTACAGGGGAGTCGTATGCTCCCATCAGTGAAGGACAACAGTGGCAGCCACGGCTCCCCCATCAGTGGCAAGCTGGAGGGCATCTTATTCAGCTGCAACACAGAGTTCAATACGGGCCAGCCTCCCCAGGACTCCCCCTACGGCCGTCTGCGCTTTACGGTTCCCGCCCAGACCCTGTTCGGCCCGCACACTCGCCTTTACTTCGGTGACTTCTACTGTATGTACACGGCTTACCACTATGTCATCCTGGTGGTGGCCCCCAGGGGGTCACCTGGCGACATCTTCTGCCAGGACCGGCTGCCAGAGCTCAACGTGGCTGACAACCGCTTCCTGACGTGTGTGGCAACTGAGGACGGGCAGCTGGAGTTCCAACATGCCCAGGACGTGATCCTGGAGGTCATCTACACTGAGCCTGTGGAGCTGGCTCAGGGGACTGTAGCCGAGATCAGCGGACACCAGCTCAGTAGCCTGTCCACTCTCAACGCCAAGAAGGACCCAAGCTGCAAGACGTGCAACATTAGTGTGGGTCGCTAG